One Caretta caretta isolate rCarCar2 chromosome 6, rCarCar1.hap1, whole genome shotgun sequence genomic region harbors:
- the LOC125638274 gene encoding carbonic anhydrase 4-like — protein sequence MNPAWVQHLIVLGTLLGAGFTSADTTGSWCYEDPKCGPETWAALGHCNGTRQSPINIVTLDTVHNPHLGAVSLAGYGDARKLISMENKGTTVDVLLADGLRLSAQGLPAIYTAKSFHLHWGQGAAQPGSEHFINYQGFSMELHIVHTKNNLSVADALKDPEGIAVLAFFLQATAHTRPSHSWDSFTQHLKKVALKEKKTDLDGSFSLRELLGSVDLARYYRYQGSLTTPNCDEVVVWTVFPDPILVPPGVVAAFPSILSSTNSDAGPRLQNNYRPLQSLGNRHVQASLGLRVAPSSSSTLRPATLIPLLISTAAIAWHL from the exons ATGAATCCTGCCTGGGTCCAGCACCTCATTGTCCTGGGGACGCTGCTGGGCGCCGGCTTCACCAGTGCCGATACAACAG GTTCCTGGTGCTACGAAGACCCCAAATGTG GTCCAGAGACATGGGCGGCTCTGGGTCACTGTAACGGCACCAGGCAATCCCCGATCAACATCGTCACCCTTGATACTGTCCACAATCCCCACCTGGGGGCTGTGTCCCTCGCTGGCTATGGGGATGCCAGGAAGCTTATCTCCATGGAAAACAAGGGGACGACAG TGGACGTGCTTTTAGCAGATGGGCTCCGTCTCAGCGCCCAGGGGCTCCCAGCTATCTACACAGCCAAATCCTTCCACCTGCACTGGGGCCAGGgggcagcccagcctggctcggAGCATTTCATCAATTACCAAGGATTCTCCATGGAG CTCCACATTGTTCATACCAAGAACAACCTGAGCGTGGCTGACGCCCTCAAGGATCCCGAGGGAATCGCTGTGCTGGCCTTCTTCCTCCAG GCAACAGCCCACACACGCCCCTCCCACTCCTGGGATTCCTTCACCCAACACTTGAAGAAGGTGGCTCTGAAGG aGAAGAAAACAGATCTGGACGGCTCCTTCTCCCTGCGGGAGCTCCTGGGCTCCGTGGACCTAGCCCGCTATTACCGCTACCAGGGCTCCCTCACCACCCCCAACTGTGACGAAGTCGTGGTCTGGACTGTCTTCCCCGACCCCATCCTGGTGCCTCCTGGCGTG gtgGCTGCGTTCCCCTCCATCCTCAGCTCCACAAACTCAGATGCTGGGCCCCGGCTACAGAACAACTACCGGCCTCTGCAGAGCCTTGGGAATCGCCACGTGCAGGCCTCGTTGGGCCTCCGAGTCGCCCCCAGCTCCTCTTCCACCCTGCGGCCTGCAACCTTGATCCCTCTGCTCATCAGTACCGCAGCAATTGCCTGGCACCTATAA
- the ARMC5 gene encoding armadillo repeat-containing protein 5 isoform X1: MAAAAGGSCPAESLGYCLAQLRGGAEPGLGRALLALRTRHIKQPGGIERFRARGGLGPLLGLLAGALRPRRTLDLALSILGNCCTEGGSRAQVRELGGIPSLVMILKSLGVESIHNRTARALGNLAIDVENLQAIHDAGAVPPLVQVLASSQDSECLQSIIRALRNLGATPAHRLVLAQQGAVRAIAERLAASPDDPALAAAAARALLELTKGCSRDCAEQLSLGGGVAPLVALAGHSKRAVREAAVSALSNLCLQGMLRPAVGNAGGVAVLVGEIRRRRGAGAAGAVLQPLVRALCLLCREAMNRSRVREAGGLELLLALLQDGRQRGSHARVVVAFVAFFYDQEALEVLQAGGLVALLVGRLVAQGQWAARCEEEDKEEEGESEDERDAASFDFPPEGRRESGAPEGESPSFQRLRSWLLSEGYIASPGDLSPQWSPDGSFSPTLELQDDTPGPGRLPVGLGSPTCLAPPSLEPAARVQCLAPGAELDSTVADGSHVAETPGAEAPVLARLATAGAARHHPAELLPAAAPDLAARHHTALPNPARTGEHSAAPMVLLATPKSPGTKRENLAQIAPDAASTAQNLQAQLPRSATPNEELSPNCAWTDLQNPAWFPAAAATKELCPGTLVSAGPGWHVTAPSDEPGPALMLPIPTGASRSDRAPSPVPERLRPASPIPTAASRSDRAPSPVPERLRPASPIPAGASRSDPAPSPIPKDIHLISPIPTGTEQRLLADDFLEPQPATFSSRRRGKSRPHPDVAPSTPALFHPPGEALAPQFLLWGGEEELSAPEAPALLLLSRFSQAEDPSRSLVTGPVLRGLLTYVTGAPVPLPRCLRLLHRLTCNPICLEAFVRCYAPSMLRAWLVLGVPPEEAAAVGHETPRSPGCRHQAGRRFKELGETLLCNLCVQAESAFGAGVLTHMLLSGTEADQVACAVALPLICRKKSLCRRLLLEHSGLRLLLAALTSGADPPFTFYAVDSLSLLLGAAAPLPAPPAPKRSRLAASPPCPYERLVRAGGADLQFQLDSGALVPASRPAACAGSDVLRAMLAGGFAEARQALVPIRGAAPAPFLVLTHFLHGCRGEPCPALGGLFPPGEGELAEQTLAVAEQFLLPELQELVEEALCREHLRPGAGPDQLYRLAERLGRGQLLRRCARYVLLGASEEPAGRAAALVRILRVTGDPKGLAQELLEVAMETPWGMGTDGT, translated from the exons ATGGCCGCCGCAGCCGGGGGGAGCTGCCCCGCCGAGTCGCTGGGCTACTGCCTGGCCCAGCTGCGGGGCGGGGCCGAGcccgggctgggccgggcccTGTTGGCCCTGCGGACCCGGCACATCAAGCAGCCCGGCGGGATCGAGCGGTTCCGGGCCCGCGGGGGGCTGGGGCCCCTgctggggctcctggctggggccCTCCGGCCCCGCCGCACCCTCGACCTGGCCCTCAGCATCCTGGGCAACTGCTGCACCGAGGGGGGGAGCCGGGCCCAGGTGCGGGAGCTGGGGGGGATCCCCTCGCTGG tgaTGATCCTGAAATCGCTTGGAGTCGAAAGTATCCACAACCGGACAGCACGGGCCCTGGGCAACCTGGCCATTGACGTAGAGAACCTGCAGGCTATCCATGATGCTG gtGCGGTGCcacccctggttcaagtccttGCCAGCTCCCAGGACAGCGAGTGCCTACAGAGCATCATTCGGGCCCTGCGCAACCTGGGCGCCACCCCAGCGCACCGCCTGGTGCTGGCCCAGCAGGGCGCGGTGCGGGCCATCGCCGAGcgcctggctgccagccctgacGACCCCGCCCTGGCTGCCGCAGCTGCCCGGGCCCTGCTAGAGCTCACCAAGGGCTGCAGCCGGGACTGCGCCGAGCAGCTGagcctggggggcggggtggcCCCCCTGGTGGCATTAGCCGGCCACAGCAAGCGGGCAGTGCGGGAGGCGGCCGTCTCGGCGCTGTCCAATCTCTGCCTGCAAGGGATGCTGCGGCCGGCCGTGGGCAACGCTGGAGGCGTGGCGGTGCTGGTGGGGGAGATCCGGCGCCGGCGAGGGGCGGGAGCCGCCGGCGCCGTCCTGCAGCCCCTGGTCAGGGCGCTCTGCCTGCTGTGCCGGGAGGCCATGAACCGCAGCCGGGTACGGGAGGCCGgcgggctggagctgctgctggcgcTGCTGCAGGATGGGCGCCAGCGAGGCTCCCACGCCCGGGTGGTCGTGGCCTTCGTGGCCTTCTTCTACGACCAGGAGGCGCTGGAGGTTCTGCAGGCCGGTGGGCTGGTGGCCCTGCTGGTGGGGCGGCTGGTGGCCCAGGGCCAGTGGGCTGCGCGCTGCGAGGAGgaggacaaggaggaggagggagaaagcgAGGACGAGCGGGACGCTGCCTCCTTTGACTTCCCCCCCGAGGGGCGACGGGAGAGCGGGGCACCGGAAGGGGAGTCACCCAGCTTCCAGAGACTCAG GTCCTGGCTGCTCTCTGAGGGTTACATTGCCAGTCCCGGCGACCTCTCCCCACAGTGGTCCCCTGACGGCTCCTTCAGCCCCACCCTTGAGCTGCAGGACGACACGCCGGGGCCTGGCCGGctgcctgtggggctgggctCGCCCACCTGCTTAGCTCCTCCGTCGCTGGAGCCGGCTGCCAGGGTGCAGTGCTTGGCACCCGGGGCAGAGCTGGACTCAACTGTGGCTGATGGGAGCCATGTGGCAGAGACGCCAGGTGCTGAGGCACCGGTCCTGGCACGTTTGGCTACAGCCGGAGCTGCCAGGCACCATCCAGCAGAGTTACTGCCAGCTGCAGCACCGGATTTAGCTGCCAGGCACCATACAGCATTGCCTAATCCAGCCAGGACAGGGGAGCACAGCGCAGCCCCCATGGTGCTGCTGGCTACACCAAAGTCCCCTGGGACCAAAAGAGAGAATCTGGCACAGATTGCCCCGGATGCTGCCAGCACCGCCCAGAACCTGCAGGCTCAGTTGCCACGGTCGGCGACCCCGAATGAGGAGCTCTCGCCAAACTGCGCTTGGACTGACTTGCAAAATCCAGCATGGTTTCCGGCTGCAGCAGCCACCAAAGAGTTGTGTCCAGGCACCCTGGTGTCAGCCGGGCCTGGCTGGCACGTCACGGCACCATCAGACGAGCCAGGTCCAGCGCTGATGTTGCCAATTCCCACCGGGGCCAGCCGGTCCGATCGGGCACCAAGCCCTGTTCCCGAGCGTCTGCGTCCGGCGTCGCCAATTCCCACTGCAGCCAGCCGGTCCGATCGGGCACCAAGCCCTGTTCCCGAGCGTCTGCGTCCGGCGTCGCCAATTCCCGCTGGGGCCAGCCGGTCCGATCCAGCACCGAGCCCAATTCCCAAGGATATACATCTGATTTCTCCGATTCCTACCGGGACTGAGCAGCGCCTCCTTGCCGATGACTTCCTGGAGCCCCAGCCTGCCACTTTCTCCTCGCGGCGCCGTGGCAAATCACGTCCCCATCCAGACGTGGCCCCTTCCACACCGGCTCTCTTCCATCCCCCAGGCGAGGCCCTGGCCCCGCAGTTcttgctgtggggtggggaggaggagctaTCGGCCCCCGAGgcacctgccctgctgctgctgtcccgGTTCTCCCAGGCTGAGGATCCCAGCCGCAGCCTGGTGACGGGCCCGGTGCTGCGGGGGCTGCTGACCTATGTCACCGGAGCCCCCGTCCCGTTACCCCGCTGCCTGCGGCTCCTGCATCGGCTCACGTGCAACCCCATCTGCCTGGAGGCCTTTGTGCGCTGCTACGCCCCCTCCATGTTGCGGGCCTGGCTGGTGCTGGGCGTTcccccagaggaggctgccgcTGTGGGACATGAGACCCCCAgaagcccaggctgcaggcaccAGGCTGGCAGGAGGTTCAAGGAGTTGG gcgAGACCCTGCTGTGCAATCTGTGTGTTCAGGCTGAGTCGGCCTTCGGGGCGGGCGTCCTCACCCACATGCTGCTCTCAGGCACCGAGGCCGACCAAGTGGCCTGTGCCGTGGCCCTGCCCCTCATCTGCAG GAAGAAGTCTCTCTGCCGGAGGCTGCTCCTGGAGCACTCGGGCctgcgcctcctgctggctgcgtTGACAAGTGGCGCCGACCCGCCCTTCACCTTCTATGCCGTGGACTcgctctccctgctgctgggggctgccgcccccctccccgccccgcccgcccccaAGCGCTCCCGGCTGGCAGCCTCCCCGCCGTGCCCCTACGAGCGGCTGGTGAGGGCGGGCGGGGCGGACCTGCAGTTCCAGCTGGACTCGGGCGCCCTGGTGCCGGCCTCGCGCCCGGCCGCGTGCGCCGGCTCCGACGTCCTGCGGGCCATGCTGGCGGGCGGGTTTGCTGAGGCCCGCCAGGCCCTGGTGCCCATCCGCGGGGCGGCACCCGCCCCCTTCCTGGTGCTGACCCACTTCCTGCATGGCTGCCGGGGCGAGCCGTGCCCGGCCCTCGGGGGCCTGTTCCCACCCGGCGAGGGGGAGCTGGCGGAGCAGACGCTGGCGGTGGCCGAGCAGTTCCTGCTGCCCGAGCTGCAGGAGCTGGTGGAGGAGGCGTTGTGCCGGGAGCACCTGCGCCCCGGCGCCGGCCCGGACCAGCTGTACCGGCTTGCGGAGCGGCTGGGCCGCGGTCAGCTGCTGCGCCGCTGTGCCCGCTACGTCCTGCTGGGGGCGTCGGAGGAGCCCGCCGGCCGGGCGGCCGCGCTGGTGCGGATCCTCCGAGTCACCGGAGACCCCAAGGGCCtggcccaggagctgctggaggttgCCATGGAGACGCCATGGGGAATGGGCACTGATGGGACCTAG
- the ARMC5 gene encoding armadillo repeat-containing protein 5 isoform X2, with protein sequence MILKSLGVESIHNRTARALGNLAIDVENLQAIHDAGAVPPLVQVLASSQDSECLQSIIRALRNLGATPAHRLVLAQQGAVRAIAERLAASPDDPALAAAAARALLELTKGCSRDCAEQLSLGGGVAPLVALAGHSKRAVREAAVSALSNLCLQGMLRPAVGNAGGVAVLVGEIRRRRGAGAAGAVLQPLVRALCLLCREAMNRSRVREAGGLELLLALLQDGRQRGSHARVVVAFVAFFYDQEALEVLQAGGLVALLVGRLVAQGQWAARCEEEDKEEEGESEDERDAASFDFPPEGRRESGAPEGESPSFQRLRSWLLSEGYIASPGDLSPQWSPDGSFSPTLELQDDTPGPGRLPVGLGSPTCLAPPSLEPAARVQCLAPGAELDSTVADGSHVAETPGAEAPVLARLATAGAARHHPAELLPAAAPDLAARHHTALPNPARTGEHSAAPMVLLATPKSPGTKRENLAQIAPDAASTAQNLQAQLPRSATPNEELSPNCAWTDLQNPAWFPAAAATKELCPGTLVSAGPGWHVTAPSDEPGPALMLPIPTGASRSDRAPSPVPERLRPASPIPTAASRSDRAPSPVPERLRPASPIPAGASRSDPAPSPIPKDIHLISPIPTGTEQRLLADDFLEPQPATFSSRRRGKSRPHPDVAPSTPALFHPPGEALAPQFLLWGGEEELSAPEAPALLLLSRFSQAEDPSRSLVTGPVLRGLLTYVTGAPVPLPRCLRLLHRLTCNPICLEAFVRCYAPSMLRAWLVLGVPPEEAAAVGHETPRSPGCRHQAGRRFKELGETLLCNLCVQAESAFGAGVLTHMLLSGTEADQVACAVALPLICRKKSLCRRLLLEHSGLRLLLAALTSGADPPFTFYAVDSLSLLLGAAAPLPAPPAPKRSRLAASPPCPYERLVRAGGADLQFQLDSGALVPASRPAACAGSDVLRAMLAGGFAEARQALVPIRGAAPAPFLVLTHFLHGCRGEPCPALGGLFPPGEGELAEQTLAVAEQFLLPELQELVEEALCREHLRPGAGPDQLYRLAERLGRGQLLRRCARYVLLGASEEPAGRAAALVRILRVTGDPKGLAQELLEVAMETPWGMGTDGT encoded by the exons aTGATCCTGAAATCGCTTGGAGTCGAAAGTATCCACAACCGGACAGCACGGGCCCTGGGCAACCTGGCCATTGACGTAGAGAACCTGCAGGCTATCCATGATGCTG gtGCGGTGCcacccctggttcaagtccttGCCAGCTCCCAGGACAGCGAGTGCCTACAGAGCATCATTCGGGCCCTGCGCAACCTGGGCGCCACCCCAGCGCACCGCCTGGTGCTGGCCCAGCAGGGCGCGGTGCGGGCCATCGCCGAGcgcctggctgccagccctgacGACCCCGCCCTGGCTGCCGCAGCTGCCCGGGCCCTGCTAGAGCTCACCAAGGGCTGCAGCCGGGACTGCGCCGAGCAGCTGagcctggggggcggggtggcCCCCCTGGTGGCATTAGCCGGCCACAGCAAGCGGGCAGTGCGGGAGGCGGCCGTCTCGGCGCTGTCCAATCTCTGCCTGCAAGGGATGCTGCGGCCGGCCGTGGGCAACGCTGGAGGCGTGGCGGTGCTGGTGGGGGAGATCCGGCGCCGGCGAGGGGCGGGAGCCGCCGGCGCCGTCCTGCAGCCCCTGGTCAGGGCGCTCTGCCTGCTGTGCCGGGAGGCCATGAACCGCAGCCGGGTACGGGAGGCCGgcgggctggagctgctgctggcgcTGCTGCAGGATGGGCGCCAGCGAGGCTCCCACGCCCGGGTGGTCGTGGCCTTCGTGGCCTTCTTCTACGACCAGGAGGCGCTGGAGGTTCTGCAGGCCGGTGGGCTGGTGGCCCTGCTGGTGGGGCGGCTGGTGGCCCAGGGCCAGTGGGCTGCGCGCTGCGAGGAGgaggacaaggaggaggagggagaaagcgAGGACGAGCGGGACGCTGCCTCCTTTGACTTCCCCCCCGAGGGGCGACGGGAGAGCGGGGCACCGGAAGGGGAGTCACCCAGCTTCCAGAGACTCAG GTCCTGGCTGCTCTCTGAGGGTTACATTGCCAGTCCCGGCGACCTCTCCCCACAGTGGTCCCCTGACGGCTCCTTCAGCCCCACCCTTGAGCTGCAGGACGACACGCCGGGGCCTGGCCGGctgcctgtggggctgggctCGCCCACCTGCTTAGCTCCTCCGTCGCTGGAGCCGGCTGCCAGGGTGCAGTGCTTGGCACCCGGGGCAGAGCTGGACTCAACTGTGGCTGATGGGAGCCATGTGGCAGAGACGCCAGGTGCTGAGGCACCGGTCCTGGCACGTTTGGCTACAGCCGGAGCTGCCAGGCACCATCCAGCAGAGTTACTGCCAGCTGCAGCACCGGATTTAGCTGCCAGGCACCATACAGCATTGCCTAATCCAGCCAGGACAGGGGAGCACAGCGCAGCCCCCATGGTGCTGCTGGCTACACCAAAGTCCCCTGGGACCAAAAGAGAGAATCTGGCACAGATTGCCCCGGATGCTGCCAGCACCGCCCAGAACCTGCAGGCTCAGTTGCCACGGTCGGCGACCCCGAATGAGGAGCTCTCGCCAAACTGCGCTTGGACTGACTTGCAAAATCCAGCATGGTTTCCGGCTGCAGCAGCCACCAAAGAGTTGTGTCCAGGCACCCTGGTGTCAGCCGGGCCTGGCTGGCACGTCACGGCACCATCAGACGAGCCAGGTCCAGCGCTGATGTTGCCAATTCCCACCGGGGCCAGCCGGTCCGATCGGGCACCAAGCCCTGTTCCCGAGCGTCTGCGTCCGGCGTCGCCAATTCCCACTGCAGCCAGCCGGTCCGATCGGGCACCAAGCCCTGTTCCCGAGCGTCTGCGTCCGGCGTCGCCAATTCCCGCTGGGGCCAGCCGGTCCGATCCAGCACCGAGCCCAATTCCCAAGGATATACATCTGATTTCTCCGATTCCTACCGGGACTGAGCAGCGCCTCCTTGCCGATGACTTCCTGGAGCCCCAGCCTGCCACTTTCTCCTCGCGGCGCCGTGGCAAATCACGTCCCCATCCAGACGTGGCCCCTTCCACACCGGCTCTCTTCCATCCCCCAGGCGAGGCCCTGGCCCCGCAGTTcttgctgtggggtggggaggaggagctaTCGGCCCCCGAGgcacctgccctgctgctgctgtcccgGTTCTCCCAGGCTGAGGATCCCAGCCGCAGCCTGGTGACGGGCCCGGTGCTGCGGGGGCTGCTGACCTATGTCACCGGAGCCCCCGTCCCGTTACCCCGCTGCCTGCGGCTCCTGCATCGGCTCACGTGCAACCCCATCTGCCTGGAGGCCTTTGTGCGCTGCTACGCCCCCTCCATGTTGCGGGCCTGGCTGGTGCTGGGCGTTcccccagaggaggctgccgcTGTGGGACATGAGACCCCCAgaagcccaggctgcaggcaccAGGCTGGCAGGAGGTTCAAGGAGTTGG gcgAGACCCTGCTGTGCAATCTGTGTGTTCAGGCTGAGTCGGCCTTCGGGGCGGGCGTCCTCACCCACATGCTGCTCTCAGGCACCGAGGCCGACCAAGTGGCCTGTGCCGTGGCCCTGCCCCTCATCTGCAG GAAGAAGTCTCTCTGCCGGAGGCTGCTCCTGGAGCACTCGGGCctgcgcctcctgctggctgcgtTGACAAGTGGCGCCGACCCGCCCTTCACCTTCTATGCCGTGGACTcgctctccctgctgctgggggctgccgcccccctccccgccccgcccgcccccaAGCGCTCCCGGCTGGCAGCCTCCCCGCCGTGCCCCTACGAGCGGCTGGTGAGGGCGGGCGGGGCGGACCTGCAGTTCCAGCTGGACTCGGGCGCCCTGGTGCCGGCCTCGCGCCCGGCCGCGTGCGCCGGCTCCGACGTCCTGCGGGCCATGCTGGCGGGCGGGTTTGCTGAGGCCCGCCAGGCCCTGGTGCCCATCCGCGGGGCGGCACCCGCCCCCTTCCTGGTGCTGACCCACTTCCTGCATGGCTGCCGGGGCGAGCCGTGCCCGGCCCTCGGGGGCCTGTTCCCACCCGGCGAGGGGGAGCTGGCGGAGCAGACGCTGGCGGTGGCCGAGCAGTTCCTGCTGCCCGAGCTGCAGGAGCTGGTGGAGGAGGCGTTGTGCCGGGAGCACCTGCGCCCCGGCGCCGGCCCGGACCAGCTGTACCGGCTTGCGGAGCGGCTGGGCCGCGGTCAGCTGCTGCGCCGCTGTGCCCGCTACGTCCTGCTGGGGGCGTCGGAGGAGCCCGCCGGCCGGGCGGCCGCGCTGGTGCGGATCCTCCGAGTCACCGGAGACCCCAAGGGCCtggcccaggagctgctggaggttgCCATGGAGACGCCATGGGGAATGGGCACTGATGGGACCTAG